ctAAAACGTGGTTCAAATATTGTGTTACacacgtgactattttattttatacgtgtgTGATATAGACTGTTTAAACACtactttttatattgtaaattattctgaatttctcaaaattttgtaacatatcttaaataactataacatacgaataaaaaaaaaaagttggacataaaaattattttgaatgccAAAACAGATAAAAAGTGCATTAGTGCACTCTTTTTAAAAAGGTGCATTGTAGAAGCACCCAATATTATTTTGGCCTAATATGAGATTGAGTTATTCTAAAATGGACCCTTCTAAAGTGGGTGCATTGATCACCTTATATCTGTTTTAACATtcaggataattttttagtttaagttttttcatagttatagttatttaagacaactTTTAAAGTTTAGACTAATTTACAACATAGAAATAAATGTTCAAAGAGTCTATTCCAcaaaagtataaaataaaaaaatcacgcATACAGTAGACTGCTTGAACTCTATTTTTTGCGTGTTAAATTTTCTAGAATTCTTCAAACTTTTGCAGGATGTACATAcacgaccataaaaaaaaattagattaaatttttttctcgAATATCGAAATAGATAAAGATACATGGTATACCTCTTTTTAAAAGATGCATTGTAGAATATTCCTATGAGATTTATTATGGAGTGATTTTCACTAACATATTGTGTAACATGTGTGTATTGGAGTTCTTTGCCTATCTCCTTTAACATTTGGCTATTTTCCAATTAAACGTAAAAAAGAATTTTTACACAAAATACTAAAATCACATTTATTTGcatttctaataaaaaatatagatttcttttttatatttttacatatttttttagttaatttttttatgggaAACAATGTTATTTTTATGCTGCAACATAATATAGCTCAATAATGTGAAAATAActgtatgtatttttgtaaaaaaaaaattaaattcataaaaatgctaaaaaaactttaaatctGTACTTTTGTAAACTTTTTGCAATATTATGAACAAAATCCCAAGTTAAAAAAAAGAGCTTCACAAAAAGTAAaaagtacatataatatataaaagcaTTACTATTAGGCATCAGCGATGTTCGTATCTCGCAATTAGTTAGCAATATATTCTAAAagctatttttttaagttatgtgtAACTTGATACTTTTTTTTGACTTTGGGGAAAGGGGAATCCGAACTTAGGACCTCCTCTTTGTGAGGAAAGTGTGGAACCATTAAGCTATGCCTATGACCTATGggactcgatacttaattatagCAGTATGACACTGAAAAAAGTAATAGACACTAACAGTTAGTATCTTTTAACAattctctatatatataaaaaaaaacaattcctTCTTCTGCCAAAGAAAGAAAggtattgattattttttatttattatttttttctctttgcaaCATACTCATTATCTAATGTTGTTCAAAACCAAAACAAACTATAAGGAATTGGAAGGTGCTTCAGACAAACTAGTAATCAAAAGAGTTTTATCTTGGAAAGCTGATATGACCTCAAAAATCAAGTATTTCAAAGTGAAAGGTATTGATTAgttaaataacaataataataataataagagtaatttgcagcataaatatctaagtttaacttCTGGTTACAGAGAAATAACAGCAAGAACAAATAGAGAAACAAAAGAAATAGTGGCTGACATGGTATTGCTGTAAAAAGAGGATTACAGTTAAATGGTTCTCTGAGATTCAAAACTCGATTCATGCCTAACATCACTCTCCCCCTAATCTTCTACCTTACTAATCTTAGGGTCTAACAGTCCTCAACCCGAAACAGCAGGAGACAAACATATTGCAAAAAAAGAAACATGTAAAAGAACCAAACCAAATCACCTATGAAGaaacattattattttaaaatatcaaaatagcATCATAAACATGTAATAGAAATTAGCATGcaaaatttgaaattagaaaTCAGAGGAAACTCAATGACAAGCTTAAATGTATGTGTTCAGTTTACTATGTAAGCCACCTAAGAATTCTATGATTGATATCCTCTTATGTTTAGATCTCATTTTATCCTCAAAAGTTGTAAAAGCACTCACCTTCTCATGTTCTGCTTCAATTTCCTCGTAGGTGGAAGCCTGCTTCTTCACAATATCGACTTTTGTTCGATCAGTTGTCTGCATAATGACACAGAAAACATTAACAATGGTGAGTTTGAAAGAAGTGGGCAAGGGAGTGGTAGGAAAAAGAACGAAAAGCTATGCTATAACGGCTCACCTAATCTCTTCCAGTTTGCAAGGGAGAGGGCCGAAACAGACTTATTATGCCAAGGAATGTAGAACAAGGATCAATAATTTTCAGATTTGTAGGCACACATTGTTACTTAAGTTACCTAGCATTAGTAAAtgctcttcctctctctcactCATTCGTTTCATTTCCGATCCTAGACATTTTGCTATCAATCGAATCTCCTCAGATTGTGGATGGGATTTGTCCCCAGATGAAAATCCATGAAGACATGAAGAGACTCCAACATCCACCCAACTAAATCCTACTTCTTTCTTCACTCCTTTGTTCTTCATTATTCTCCTTATCATTGAAACCTTTTCCCACTCCTCTTTCTCAGCATACAAATTGGATATCATCACATAAGGACCGGATTCCATTGGCTCCAATGCCAACAAATCCTCAGCTATCTCCTCAGCCATCTCTACATTCCCGTAAATTTGACAAGCTCCAAATAAGCTTTGCAATGAAGACAAACTCGGTTGTCCTGGAATCATTCTGACCATTTCCCTTGCCTCCTCTAGTTTTCCTGCCCTTCCGAGCACATCCACCATGCAAGAATAATGCGCAGGAGATGGTTCGATATGATACCTATTTTCCATAGAATCGAATATTAGACGGCCCATCTCAACCATTCCCTTTCTACTGCACGCCGTGAGAACAGAAAGAAAAGTAACTGAGTCGGGCCTTTCCCCTTCTTTCTCCATTTCATTGAACAACTTTATCATTGATTCATAGTCTCCATGGCCAGCATAGGCAGAGATTATTGCTGTCCAAGCAAATTGACTTCTAGTAGGTGTATCATCGAAAACTCTTTGAGACTCATGGATGCTACCGCGTTTTGCATACATGTCAAGAAGAGCAGCTGAGATAATTGGATCGGTGTTTAATCCAAGTTTTATCAAGTATGAATGGCATCTTTGCCCATATTTTAGAGATATATCCTCTGCATCAGCAATGGCACTCAAGGCACTACCAAAGGTATAATTGTTTGGCTTGGACTTCGTAACTGCAACTAAAAACATCTGCAAAGCTTTTTGGTATAACCCATTTTGAGCACAACCCGAAATCAGTGAATTCCATGATGTGATATCTTTGCGGTTGAGCTCTTCAAAGAATTTCAAACAATCTCCCATGGACTCAAACTTTGCATACATGGTAATGAGGCTATTGCAAACATTTTGCTCTGATAAAAATCCAGTCTTGATGCAAAATCCATGGATTGTTCTTCCCTCTTTCGCCAACTTTCTAACCGATATGGCATAGATTAGTCCAACAAATGTAACATCATTCGGATATACACCGTCTAGTCTCATATCATTGAAGAGAGACAAGGCATCATCTTCATTCAACGAAATCATCGATGTCCAAGACACTACATTTCGTTTGTTTATAGCTTGAAAAACTAGTTTTGCATCTTCAATAACATCACACTTAGAATACGTTGAGATCAAGACATTGCAAACCGAAACATCAGTTCCATATCCTAATTTCATTGTCAAGCCATGTATCAGTTTCCCAAGCACTAAATTTCTTTCATGACCGCAAGCCGAAACTGCACTCGTTAATGAGATATGATCAAGCTCCATCCTTCCTCTCACCATTTCAGTGAATAACAAAATCGCTTCTAAGCCATGATCTCCTTCTTGAGTATACCCAGATATCATTGCATTCCAAGTAACCAAATCCTTGTTCGGCATTTCATCAAACAATCTCCGAGCTTCCAATAGACGATCCCATCTAGAATACATGGATATAAGTGCATTTCCAACAAAAACTTCACAATCCAAACCAAATTTGGTAATAAGACAATGCAACTGAATTCCAAAAAGAAAATCTTCATGATCCGAACAATATGCTAGAATCGTAGTATATGTCACGGGATCAAACCTGACCCCATTCAAGTTCATTTGAAGAGCAAAG
This region of Cannabis sativa cultivar Pink pepper isolate KNU-18-1 chromosome 7, ASM2916894v1, whole genome shotgun sequence genomic DNA includes:
- the LOC115697949 gene encoding pentatricopeptide repeat-containing protein At4g32430, mitochondrial isoform X2; this encodes MGFQKSEDVLNFALQMNLNGVRFDPVTYTTILAYCSDHEDFLFGIQLHCLITKFGLDCEVFVGNALISMYSRWDRLLEARRLFDEMPNKDLVTWNAMISGYTQEGDHGLEAILLFTEMVRGRMELDHISLTSAVSACGHERNLVLGKLIHGLTMKLGYGTDVSVCNVLISTYSKCDVIEDAKLVFQAINKRNVVSWTSMISLNEDDALSLFNDMRLDGVYPNDVTFVGLIYAISVRKLAKEGRTIHGFCIKTGFLSEQNVCNSLITMYAKFESMGDCLKFFEELNRKDITSWNSLISGCAQNGLYQKALQMFLVAVTKSKPNNYTFGSALSAIADAEDISLKYGQRCHSYLIKLGLNTDPIISAALLDMYAKRGSIHESQRVFDDTPTRSQFAWTAIISAYAGHGDYESMIKLFNEMEKEGERPDSVTFLSVLTACSRKGMVEMGRLIFDSMENRYHIEPSPAHYSCMVDVLGRAGKLEEAREMVRMIPGQPSLSSLQSLFGACQIYGNVEMAEEIAEDLLALEPMESGPYVMISNLYAEKEEWEKVSMIRRIMKNKGVKKEVGFSWVDVGVSSCLHGFSSGDKSHPQSEEIRLIAKCLGSEMKRMSEREEEHLLMLGNLSNNVCLQI
- the LOC115697949 gene encoding pentatricopeptide repeat-containing protein At4g32430, mitochondrial isoform X1, which encodes MITRQLNFTIISRLLYQRSIRVIKIHSFRNEHHLFDQSSEADNASITRSMLCYLHKNLPYQSLQIFKDTLRMGFSGNVDEVMVALALKACRSELKIGCQVHGYAISSGFVSYTVVANSLMNVYSKNGRLESALCVFESLCYPDVVSWNTILTGFQKSEDVLNFALQMNLNGVRFDPVTYTTILAYCSDHEDFLFGIQLHCLITKFGLDCEVFVGNALISMYSRWDRLLEARRLFDEMPNKDLVTWNAMISGYTQEGDHGLEAILLFTEMVRGRMELDHISLTSAVSACGHERNLVLGKLIHGLTMKLGYGTDVSVCNVLISTYSKCDVIEDAKLVFQAINKRNVVSWTSMISLNEDDALSLFNDMRLDGVYPNDVTFVGLIYAISVRKLAKEGRTIHGFCIKTGFLSEQNVCNSLITMYAKFESMGDCLKFFEELNRKDITSWNSLISGCAQNGLYQKALQMFLVAVTKSKPNNYTFGSALSAIADAEDISLKYGQRCHSYLIKLGLNTDPIISAALLDMYAKRGSIHESQRVFDDTPTRSQFAWTAIISAYAGHGDYESMIKLFNEMEKEGERPDSVTFLSVLTACSRKGMVEMGRLIFDSMENRYHIEPSPAHYSCMVDVLGRAGKLEEAREMVRMIPGQPSLSSLQSLFGACQIYGNVEMAEEIAEDLLALEPMESGPYVMISNLYAEKEEWEKVSMIRRIMKNKGVKKEVGFSWVDVGVSSCLHGFSSGDKSHPQSEEIRLIAKCLGSEMKRMSEREEEHLLMLGNLSNNVCLQI